In a genomic window of Onychostoma macrolepis isolate SWU-2019 chromosome 08, ASM1243209v1, whole genome shotgun sequence:
- the slc38a5b gene encoding sodium-coupled neutral amino acid transporter 5b yields MELQKLTNGHHQDFQHLEEGESPEREEFLPHKSDGGKPPQFTDFEGKTSFGMSVFNLSNAIMGSGILGLSYAMSNTGIILFLILLTCIAVLSSYSVHLLLRSAGVVGIRAYEQLGKRAFGHPGKILAALVITMHNIGAMSSYLFIVKYELPLVIQTFLGLQHSSGEWFLNGNYLIIIVSILIILPLALMRQLGYLGYTSGFSLTCMVFFLISVIYKKFNIPCPFDGFSNHTAENISFDGECEAKYFTINQQTAYTVPILAFAFVCHPEVLPIYTELRNPTKRRMQAIANVSILGMFVMYLLTAIFGYLTFYLNTEAELLHTYNKVDPLDTLILCVRLAVLVAVTLTVPVVLFPIRRALLQLLFPDKPFHWVRHISIALCLLFVVNLLVICVPNIRDIFGIIGATSAPSLIFILPGLFYIRIVSTEPMNSRPKIQAACFTALGFLFMSMSLTFITLDWVYGENRSGGGH; encoded by the exons ATGGAACTTCAGAAACTAACAAACGGTCATCACCAAGACTTTCAACATCTTGAGGAAGG AGAGTCACCTGAACGAGAGGAGTTTTTACCACACAAGAGTGATGGAGGAAAACCCCCTCAGTTTACAGAT TTTGAAGGAAAGACGTCATTTGGAATGTCTGTCTTCAACCTCAGCAATGCCATCATGGGCAGTGGGATTCTGGGACTGTCTTACGCCATGTCCAACACTGGTATCATCCTCTTTCT GATCTTGTTGACCTGCATTGCTGTCTTGTCATCATACTCTGTCCATCTTCTGCTGAGGAGCGCAGGGGTTGTAG GGATTCGCGCTTATGAACAACTGGGTAAACGAGCATTTGGACACCCGGGAAAAATACTGGCAGCTCTTGTCATAACAATGCACAACATTGGTG ctATGTCTAGCTACCTCTTCATTGTGAAGTATGAATTACCTCTGGTTATTCAGACTTTCCTTGGCCTTCAGCACAGCAGTGG tgagtGGTTCCTGAATGGCAACTATCTGATCATCATTGTGTCCATTTTAATCATCTTGCCCCTTGCCCTGATGAGACAACTTG ggTACTTGGGTTACACCAGTGGCTTCTCTCTGACATGCATGGTTTTCTTCCTGATCTCA GTCATCTATAAGAAGTTCAACATCCCTTGTCCTTTTGATGGTTTCAGCAACCACACTGCTGAAAACATATCTTTTGATGGTGAATGTGAAGCCAAATACTTCACTATCAACCAGCAG ACAGCCTATACGGTTCCCATCTTGGCCTTCGCTTTTGTATGCCACCCTGAGGTGCTGCCGATCTACACCGAGCTGCGCAA TCCCACAAAGAGACGCATGCAGGCCATTGCCAACGTGTCCATCCTGGGGATGTTTGTCATGTATCTACTCACTGCCATCTTTGGCTACCTCACCTTTTATT TAAACACAGAGGCAGAACTTCTACACACCTACAACAAGGTGGATCCTCTGGACACGCTCATCCTGTGTGTACGTCTGGCCGTGCTGGTGGCTGTGACTCTGACTGTTCCTGTTGTGCTCTTCCCG ATTCGCAGAGCCCTCCTTCAGCTTCTATTCCCTGATAAGCCCTTCCATTGGGTGCGTCACATCTCTATTGCATTGTGTCTCCTTTTCGTAGTCAACCTGCTCGTCATTTGTGTGCCCAACATTCGTGACATTTTTGGCATCattg GTGCAACCTCTGCTCCGAGCTTGATCTTCATTCTCCCAGGTCTTTTTTACATCCGTATCGTTTCCACTGAACCAATGAACTCGAGACCAAAAATTCAG GCTGCCTGCTTCACTGCTCTGGGCTTCCTCTTTATGAGCATGAGCTTGACATTCATCACACTGGATTGGGTCTACGGGGAGAATCGAAGTGGAGGAGGTCACTGA